The DNA window ttgtgaaaatggcaatcttaccaaaagcaatctacacatttaatgcaatccccatcaaaatcccaatggcattcttcacacaaatagaaagaaacaatctaaaaattcatttggaagcacaaaaagcctcaaatatctaaaaaaaaaagcaacaaaaataagtatggtggtatcaccacacctaattttaacctatattatggagtcatagtaacaaaaacagcatggtattgggacaaaaatagacatgtaaatcaatggaacaaaatagaggacccaaatgtaagtctgggtagctatagccatctgatctttgacaaaaatgcccaaaatactcattgaagaaaagacagcctcttcagcaaatggtgctggaaaaactggatatgtatctgtagtaaaattaaaataaatccttatctctctccatacacaagaattaagtccaactggatcaaagaacttaacatcagaccttaaactctgaaactgctagagaaaaaaagtaagggaaatGATTCAgcacattggtcttggcaaaaactttctcaATATaaccaggaaataaaaccacggaTCTAttgctgagacctcatgaaattacaaagctttttccCTGGTGTGATTCCATCCTACGCGTCTAGTGTGAGGCGCCGTAGTTAGTTGTCTCCGTCCGTCTCCTCACACCCCTCCCCCAAGTGCATGCCACCCCCCATGGAAGATTCGATGGACATGGACATGAGCCCGCTGAGGCCTCAGAACTACCTTTTCGGTTGTGAACTAAAGGCTGACAAAGATTATCACTTTAAGGTGGATAATGATGAAAATGAGCACCAGTTATCATTAAGAACGGTCAGTTTAGGGGCTGGGGCAAAAGATGAACTGCACATCGTTGAGACAGAGGCAATGAATTATGAAGGCAGTCCAATTAAAGTAACACTGGCAACTTTGAAAATGTCTGTACAACCAACGGTTTCTCTCGGGGGCTTTGAAATTACACCACCTGTGGTCTTAAGGTTGAAGTGTGGTTCAGGGCCTGTGCATATTAGTGGACAGCACTTAGTAGTTGTGGAGGAAGATGCAGAGTcagaagatgaagaggaggaggatgtaAAACTCTTAAGTATGTCTGGAAAGCGATCTGCACCTGGAGGTGGTAACAAAGTTCcacagaaaaaagtaaaacttgctgctgatgaagatgatgatgaggatgaagatgatgatgagtatgatgaagatgatgatgatgatgattttgatgATGATGAAGCTGAAGAAAAAGCTCCAGTGAAGAAATCTATACGAGATATTCCAGccaaaaatgcacaaaaatcaaaccaaaatggGAAAGACTCAAAACCCTCAACACCAAGATCAAAAGGTCAAGAAGCCttcaaaaaacaggaaaaaactcCTAAAACACCAAAAGGACCTAGTTCTGTTGAAGACATTAAAGCAAAAATGCAAGCAAGTATAGAAAAGGGTGGTTCTCTTCCCAAAGTGGAAGCCAAGTTCATCAATTACGTGAAGAATTGCTTCCGGATGACTGACCAGGAGGCTATTCAAGATCTCTGGCAGTGGAGGAAATCTCTTTAAGAAAGTAGTTTAAACAGTTCCTTGAAATTTTCCGTCTTCATTTCTGTAACAGTTGATATCTGGCTGTCTTTTTTATAATGCAAAGTGAGAACTTTCTCTACCATGTTTGATAAATGTTGTCCAAGTTCCATTGCCAAGAATGTGTTGTCTAAAATGCCTATTTAGTTTTTAAAGCTGGACTCCACCCTTTGCTTGGTTTTAAGTATGTATGGAATGTTATGATAGGACATAGTAGTAGTGGTCAGACATGGAAATGGTGgagaaacaaaaatatcacaTGTGAAATAAACCCAgtattttaataaagtaaaaaaaaaaattacaaagcttttgtacaacaaaggacactgtgactagAGGAAAAatgcaacccacagaatgggagaaaatcttttccagctatacacctgagagaggattaatatccaaaatatacaaagaactcaaaaaactaaataataagagatcaaacaacacaattttaaaaaccgGGCTACGTAACTGtggtggttgattcaggtgtccccataaacttcactgttctgaatgctaggttccaagctgatggagatttggaaagtaAAACCTCTtagagtcagtgtattgttggtggaagacttatgggtattatagccagtttcctcttgccagtgtttgcacactctcctgttcctgttgtccaccttatgttggccaggaggtgatgtccaccctctgctcatgtcatcattttccctgccatcatggagcttcccctcaagtatgtaagccaaaatatacctttttacccacaagttgctcttggtcaggtgatttctgctagcaatgtgaacctgactacaagaaGAACTAAattgagagttctcaaaagaagaaaaacagatggcatataaacatctaaaaaaaaagtgctacatccctagccttcatggaaatggagattaaaactacattgagattccatctcactcctctcagaaTGGCTTgttatcatgaaaacaaatgaccataaatgctggtgaggatatgaaaaaagaggaacccttcaacactgttggtgggaatgcaatctggtccaacaattgtggaaatcagtgtggaggttcctaagacagctaaaagtatCTTTACAATATGACCTAGCTAGaccactcctaggaatatatcctaaggattcatttaactgtcttagagaaacttgctcaattatgtttattgctgctttattcataatGGCTAGCGAGTGGAACcaggctagatgtccctcaactgatgagtggataatgaagatatggcacatttatacaataaggttctactcagtggtaaagaaaaatgaaatttgcaagaaaatggatggaactagaaaggattatacttagtgaggtaacccaggcccagaaagccaaatgtcacatgttctctctcatgtgtggatcctagctacaaatgattggaccactatgtgagtaggaagaaaactcagtagcagaggcagtaATCTATAAAggggatagaaagggagggaggagggacttaataggatggtcttgtatatatgtaagtagaagaacattaatgagatgaaaaggcctaagtgaggtcaggggaagagattgagtaaaggaaaggtagagggagggctaatcaaaatctaagaggataaaaataagacatatggaaaactactgttttggacaatagaatactcagaagccatagattgtcactagaaaattttcagtgccagggatgtgatcccttacagtgagttcttggccataGAGGTCACTGATACctgcaaaacattacaggccactcccaaggctcttggtttcccaccaagaatagatgataagaccctattggtaaagacttcacatacttgggctgcaaggtcactgagaaatcctgctggagctgaactgaaaatctcctccatgtagaccagctgacataaagctaggaaaagctacactgcatgcagttcaatggaagagagagaactcaccagtggaaatactcaacagaggacactgcaagccttaaaattgCCAActatgccaaatgagccaacagatgcaatagtggtatctctgttatgggggaaaacaaccactctctaattggactagaggcccgctccatgagagggaatacatccctgatactgaaaacctacaacaggggcagtcatgaaccctagggggtgtaatgtctgctagtgtctgactaaatgtatatactatgctcaccaaactgctcagtaagcacttctcttaatgtttataccaatatattaatgctactctcacactTGATTAGAGAaactttctttttcagatggcagtgaccttgatgactcagaaggcaccagggtgctgagaactgacagaggagtgctcagcactgaaatatctctatcgcatcttccaaggctcaggattcaTTGCTAAAGAGGTGGTAgaaggaatgtaaaagccaaaggaagggtaggactccttagaacatgatccttcagacacaaaataggctggatatccatgacctttccATGCCTTACACTACATACTCacgaccatcataattggaggaaaagatgatggcatcataataaaagagagacataaTAAAAGgagtatgatgaagagtggagtttcaaaggggaaagtgggggaaggagggaattaccatgagatattgtctacaattatagaaactgttaattaaagaagaaaagaaaaaatgacctcaaaaattcatatggaatggcagcaggccttggatatccaaacatatcctcaggaaaaaaaaatacctctggaggtaacACCATactcaatctaaagctatattacaaagccatagtaaaaaaatagcattgtactgatataaaaacaaaaacatagaccaatggaacagagctGAAGACCTGGACCacaggtcaagtaactacaggtacttgatctttgacaaaagtgccaataaagcagattggagaaaagacagcatcttcaaccaatggtgctggacaaactggctAGCCATACATAGTAAATGAAACTAAACTCACTCATCTCATGATGCACAAAATTCAACACTAAATTGATTATGGCCCTTGATATAAGAGAAGACCTAAAAGTCTAaaatgatggaaagaaaaagTAAGGAGAACACTCCATGATAGAGGAGTTGGAGAAAACTTCTTAAATAAAACCTCAGTAGCACATAAAATTAAATACTCAACCAACCTGTGGGAGCTTATAAAACTACAAATATTTTGTACAGATAGGCATATCATAAACATACccaacaaacaacacacacagtagaagaaaatcttcaccagttatACCTCTGACAGAGGCAtaatatctagaatccacaaagaatgcaaaaaactaagcaattaaaaaagccaggcatggtgtcacacacctttaatcccagcactcaggaggcagaggtaggaggattgccatgagttcgaggcaaccctgagaatacatagttaattccaggtcagcctgagctagaatgagatcctgccttgaaaaaaaaaaatcaaacaaatccaCTCAAAAATTGGTGCAGAGAACTGAACAAAACGAATAGCATTTACTagagagaagacagcctctttaacaaatagtgccggaaaaactggatatctacccatagaaggatgaaaatagatccttatctctttccatgaACAACAATtgactcaaaatggatcaaagacttaatatctgacctgaaactgtgaaactgctagaggagaaagaagggaaacaCTTCAACGTATAGGTATAGACAAGGGCTTCCTGAATAGAATCCAAACAAGTAAGAAAACTAACCAACTGctaggacctaatgaaattacaaagctttttacaacaaaggacactgtgaatagaggaaAGGGGcagcctacaaaatgggagaaagctTTGGCCAGGTATACATCTGAGAGAGGATTTATAAAgtactcaaaaaaactaaataagacatCCAATCAAAATATGAGTTATAAAACTTAATTTAGAgttgtcaaaaaaagaaatacagattctGGCCCTGTACCTGTGGGGCAAATAGATGCCTGATCCAGCCCTGCACATGTGGGACAGGTAGATGCTGATTCCTCTCCTGAGCATGATGGGGCAGGTAGATGCCAGTTCTGGCTGTGTGAAAGTGAGGTGGTGTacatggtttcccaccatgcaATGGTTCTATGAGGTGGGTAGATGCTGATTTCAGCCCTGTGTGTGCGGAGTGGATGGACATCAGTTCCTGCCAGGCTATGTGCATGCGGGGCAAGTAGACTGGGTTCCTGCCCTGTGTGTGCAGGACAGGTAGAGGCTGGTTCCACTCTTATGGGGCAGGTAG is part of the Jaculus jaculus isolate mJacJac1 chromosome X, mJacJac1.mat.Y.cur, whole genome shotgun sequence genome and encodes:
- the LOC123456655 gene encoding nucleophosmin-like — protein: MPPPMEDSMDMDMSPLRPQNYLFGCELKADKDYHFKVDNDENEHQLSLRTVSLGAGAKDELHIVETEAMNYEGSPIKVTLATLKMSVQPTVSLGGFEITPPVVLRLKCGSGPVHISGQHLVVVEEDAESEDEEEEDVKLLSMSGKRSAPGGGNKVPQKKVKLAADEDDDEDEDDDEYDEDDDDDDFDDDEAEEKAPVKKSIRDIPAKNAQKSNQNGKDSKPSTPRSKGQEAFKKQEKTPKTPKGPSSVEDIKAKMQASIEKGGSLPKVEAKFINYVKNCFRMTDQEAIQDLWQWRKSL